The Coffea arabica cultivar ET-39 chromosome 10e, Coffea Arabica ET-39 HiFi, whole genome shotgun sequence region CCTATATCCAATGCCATAAAGACCCCAAACCAAGCAGTTGAAATTCAAAGGATGAGTTTGATCAAATTGAccaattttttggttaaaaaaatcAGACAAATAACTTAGTATAAAACGACGGGGAAAACCGGATATAATTTCACCTGCAACACTCTTCCCATTATTCAAAGCCACGTTTTTCAATTATTACCACTCACATACCCACATACGTAAGCTGCCCTCCCCCTTCAACCCCTTCCTATCACCCCCCAATAGCCCACCCCTTTCCCCGTTATACAAATACCCCGTACTATTCCTTGTTACTCTGACTTTTTTTCAGCTTCCTATGTTCTTCGTCCTCTGAGGTATGCCCTTGGATCTATATAATTTTTTCCATTAGCCATTTTGAATGAAAGATTGGGGCTTTTTTAAGTTGCCTGATtggatttttttgtttaaaaattcCCTGTTGCGAGTGGTTTTAGTTTTAATTGTCTGTTCTGGGCTAATTCTTGATTAAAATGTTGAGGGTTAGTAAACACGACGAATACAAACGGATTATAAATTGAGATGGGCTTTTCTTAATTGGGTGTAATTTGTTATAAAGATTGGATTTTTATTATATGGTTCatgtttttctttcatttttctactATATGCGCTTACTTCACATATCTTCTTGATTTTGCATTGCAAATTTAGGGTTAATGGTCGAGCATGTTTGCCGCATTTTACATCAGGAAGCAGATGTTCTAACGGTTCATGTTCACTTTACATGTTCGTAGGGTTTCCAACCGACTTTCAAGCGCGAATCAATTTTACACTTGAATACTCCGCCTTTTATCGTCATTTTCCTCCTCTTATTTCTCTATTTCAAAAGCCCTAGAAAGAGGCCAATAGGTGAAagaaagaacaggaaaattatACAAACCAGAGAAGAATCAATTCCATGGCTGCATCGGGTTCGGTGGTGCCGGCAAACAGGACCCGTCGAGGTCCGGCGCTTGACGCCGGCGATGAGTCGCTGGTGTTCGAGACGACCAGGGGTGTGGAGCCCATCATGACCTTTGACGCAATGGGCATAAAAGATGACTTGTTGAGAGGGATTTATCAATACGGCTTCGAGAAACCCTCCGCTATTCAACAAAGAGCTGTGGTTCCAATTATATCTGGCCGTGATGTCATCGCTCAGGCTCAATCCGGAACTGGGAAAACCTCAATGATTGGCCTAACCGTCTGCCAAGTCGTTGACACCAAATCTTCTGAGTACGTAATCTAATTCGTAATTACAATAGCTAGGGCTAAGGAGTTGAGTTttggattttcttttgtttaatcTTTTAGGTTACTCTGTTTAATTTGGTTGCCCTTGCTTATTTAAATTTGGTTTGTTTAAGATATTGGAGAAAATTTGTATAGCAGTATTTTATGATTTCAAACTTTAGAACACTGGtatagtattaatttttttttttaatttgcagAGCGGACAAACATATTTAACCTATAGGGCGTGACAAAATTATGAAACAGGCTCGCTCGGAGCCCTAATTGATAAACAGGCACAGTTTTTGTCTTTATGGACCTTATAAAGTAGCAATAGATAAATATGGCTTTACGCTTGATGAAACAGGCACAGCGGGGAGGACTCTAAGAGCCCTCCTTGGCCACTAGGCAGTGTTTTGATGGtgccattttttattttattggttgGGGTGcttcttgttttgtttgtttctttttcttgttgcaGCTGTTTGTTGTTCAAGCTGAAAGTTTAAGTTGAGATGTTTGTGGTTGAAAGTAAAATGttgaattaaaagaaaaaagaaggttaAAAGTTATATATgggcaaaaattttatttggtCACATTGGGGTATAGCGCTtgtgttttgtttgtttgtgctttttcttgttttctgctgCTCAAAATAATCTTTTTCCAAGAGAAGTTTAATTGTGGGAATAATATCTTACATAGggatttggaataattattttgttttccatcATTTAGGGTGCAAGCCTTGATATTATCACCCACAAGGGAATTGGCAGCACAGACAGAGCAAGTGATACAAGCAATTGGTGAATTCATAAATGTACAGGTGCACGCATGTATTGGAGGCAAGAGTGTGGGAGAGGATATTAGGAAGCTAGAACATGGGGTTCATGTGGTGTCTGGGACGCCTGGcagagtttgtgatatgataaaaagaaGAACACTCCGAACAAGGGCTATTAAGTTGTTGATTCTTGTAAGTTAATATACTTCTCCTTTTTATACTTCTGACCTGTTAATTGTGAGGCTGTTGACCAGAGTCTGACTGCATTTTTTGTCTTTCTTATTTCTGAAACATTTTTAGGATGAATCAGATGAGATGTTGAGCCGTGGGTTTAAGGATCaaatttatgatgtttacagaTATCTTCCTCCAGAACTTCAGGTAAGCACACTTCTTGTAGGGTAACCCCCTTCCCTTAGTTGTCAACATTCTCATATGTTATGGGAAAAGAGAATATGTTGCTTGCTGTCCAAGAATTGGCATTGGTTAGCTATGCTCGATTTATCTGTATTGCTAGTCACTAACTTTTTACTAAGGGTGGTGCCAGACAGATCCTAAGATAATTAGTAACCTTCTAGAGCTTATTGACTGAGAGGCTATAAGGAAAGTAGTAGTTTTTGAGGAGAGTAGTTTGCTTTTTCAGGGTTTGGAATCATTGCATGTTTTTGTCAAACTAATCTAGTCAAATGCATTTTACATCGTCGAGAGTGCCATTAATGCTGCAGTTTTACTGcagcaaatttttatttatcttttattggAATTAGGAGATTTTTTGGTTTCTGCgcattatcttttttttctgtTTAAGGATACTCATTTGCGGGAAAGAGATAGATTGTATTAGTGTCTGATATGCggggaaaacaaataaaattactTGCAGGATCAATTTTATAAGCTTCTTCTAAATGGTGCTTCTATTGGGGATGTGAATGTGGATCCGGTATTTATGCTAATCATTCAGCAGACTAAGCACTATTTCATCAATTGCAGGTCGTATTGATTTCTGCTACCCTTCCGAATGAGATTTTGGAGATAACGAGTAAATTTATGACAGACCCTGTTCGGATCCTTGTGAAACGTGATGAATTGACTCTGGAGGCAAGTCATAGTTTCGAAGTTCTACTTATTgtgaataattattttatcattAATAAGTaggtaattaatttttttttggcggTTACAATGCTGTAGGGGATCAAACAATTCTTTGTTGCTGTGGAAAAAGAAGACTGGAAATTTGATACCCTATGTGATCTTTATGATACCCTAACCATCACCCAGGCTGTTATTTTCTGCAATACAAAGAGGAAGGTAACATTATTATTTGCATCTCTTTCCTAAGATCGACTATGTTACTGTGTTGCCTTTGTACAAGAGGCACTCTGAAAGTTATGGAGATAGTGTAGAAACTTTAGTTACTTTTGCTGAGAATGAAGTTTGATATTTCAATCATATCTACccttgttgttttctttttgtttttctttatgagaaatatatatttatcaacaCTCGAATGTGTGGTTTTCTTTTCCTGGAGTAGTAAAGCCCAAGTCAGATTTAGAGCATTAAGTGTTCTCCTGAAGCcattatttttcctcatttGCCAATAGGTCTTAGCATAACCTCCAGGGCCTTTGGCAAAGAGATAAGTTTTTCTCAAGTAGTTGAAAATGTGTTCTTATGAACTCAAAATTTGAAGAGCTAAACTAAGAATGTGTTGCCAAATAAATATATAGTCAGATCCACCTTAGACAAATTATTATCACAGCTGCAAAAATTTAGGATGTTGAGGTCTTGCAGGCTGCTGTTTGGAGGGAAAGAattatttctttctttggtttttttacttttttttttttggtgggtttTGGGGGAGTTACGAAACATTGATAACTGAAGTCTATAAAATGTCCTCACTGGTGTTTTGGTGAAAAGGCTTTTTCTTCTTGAGTAGTTGAAAAGACAACCAAAATGGACTATCTGGTTCTAAATCTGTAATAGTGAAACCCTATTTCAGTGGATAGAATGGTTGTGAAGTTTTGGATGTTAACATCTACATTAGCAGAATGATACTTGTCTGTAGGCATGAAATCAGTGTTTGTGGACGAGAAGCATTACTTAGAGGTTCGCCAAAATTGTTTAATTTAACATGATTTATGACATGACAGGTTGATTGGCTAAGTGCAAAAATGATAGAGAATAATTTCACGGTCTCGTCTATGCATGGAGATATGCCTCAGAAGGAGCGAGACGAAATTATGAAACATTTCCGAGAGGGTAATACTCGTGTTCTTATCACAACTGATGTTTGGGCAAGGGGCCTTGACGTTCAACAGGTAAAATTTAGATTCCACAACCAGCAATTCCCCTGCCAGCCCCAGCTCCCCCCTCCCCTGCGGGCCCCAAAAAGCCCTCCTTTCATCTTATTCTTTCTTTTGGATTTTACATTTTGGAGCTAGTTctttgtccctttttttttatttgtctgCATGATTTTTCTCAAATGCTTAACCTTGTAAGTGGAAATTCACGTGTAGTCTTTTGCTCAGTTTTCCCACCCGCTTATGGAAATAGTGATTGTGGAAAAAGTTGGTTAATATTCGAAAGCATGTTTCTTTGGAAAGCCATAATCTGTCACCTTGTCCATCTCCTAAACTGTCACCAGTTTTTATCATCTTATAATAAACAGCTATATTAAGCTTATTTTGTGCGACTATGAAAGGCCAAACTTGTCCAGGTGTAAATTCGGCTAACAGAGCAAAAAACAAATGAGGGTGGAGTCCATGCTTATCTGCTCACCCTCCTTTACTGtttgccttttctttctctttttgcaGTTTTCCTCCTGTGGGAGTCTTTTTGTTTGCATTTGCGATGGTGTTGTCAAATTGATTTTTGTTGTGCTTTGCAGGTATTTTTAGCTGGagttatttgatttgatttgttgCAAAATTAGGCACAATTGTTTGATGTGCATCATTAGATACAAAATTATCTTGACATTTTCAGATCAGGACATAAGTTGCTCCAGATACCTCTCTAGGTTAAAGTGAAATTCAGAATCTCGGTCATATATTCAAATCATTTATTGTGAGCTTTCCATCTAGTTGAACGGAAACTTATCTAGTTTTATAGCATTGgacagtattttttttctttgaatgtTATTCATTTTAATGTTATTTACAATTGGTAGACATGGATATACAGTCAACAAAGGTTTATGCATGTATGATGTGTTTATGGAGGTTGAGTAGCTGCTGCTTTTTTGACATTGTACATGTAATGTATGTGGGCTGGGTAGCTTCTTTCTTTAGAGTGCAGACTCCATTGAACATGGGCTTGGCATGCATTGCCCCTAAAACTCTTGATTGAGTCACTTGTCTGCATTTGACTTTTTATCCATAACCAATTGGCCAAGCATTACAGATcatgaagtctggtggagcaaATCATCTGGATTATCATGTTAAATTTTAGCCAAGCATTATGGAATTATTAATTCTTTTTAGTAAATAAAGTGCATTATTGAGAGCCCCTAAAACTCTTGATTGAGTCACTTGTCTGCATTTGACTTTTTATCCATAACCAATTGGCCAAGCATTACAGATcatgaagtctggtggagcaaATCATCTGGATTATCATGTTAAATTTTAGCCAAGCATTATGGAATTATTAATTCTTTTTAGTAAATAAAGTGCATTATTGAGTTGAATATTCTAGGATTATATATATGGTCCTTTATAAGTGCTGGATGCTTCCCCCCTCCCCTCCACATTTTTATGTTGAAGTGGAGTTCCATTTCTTTTGGATTCCTCTTGGTTTGCACAACCATTTTGGTGTCAGCAGCTCAGTAGACCATTGTATTACAAGCTACAGGCCCCATCCATAGCCAACCTATCTTATCCATCCTTTCTATCCATCTTAGCCTTTTCCTGGCTATCTCTGTTAGCTGTCTTCCTCACGTGGCAGCCTCTATTGTGGCCCCATCAGCACTTGCAAGTGttgtaagcatctcagtcaccTGGTCTAGCAACTAGTCCCACCATTCCCAGCCTTCATATgcaaaaaatgaaggattattTGCCATAAATCATCAGTGGCAATCTTTAGTTCAAGAAACTGGAGCCAATTAAATATGATGGGGAAGGGGTTCTGGGAATTGCTTGGCTAGATTATTTTTCAGACGATTCTTAGTATGTTTCTAAGTGATTACTGTGCATTATGCATAAATTCAGATCTTGGATACGAAATCACTGTGTGCATGTCATTTGCATGTTTGTTGCAGCTTTTCCATGTTGAGTTGATGGAACCTAACTTTTTAGTAATTGCATAAATTGTAACTAGATAATAGGTTGCCTGGAATTACACTTGGACTTAGCTTGGAAGTACATCTTGTTCAATTAAGAGATCACTCAAAGAAGGTTTGTTAAACATATCTGGAAACCCAGAAATATATCTGGAAATTGTCCCTCTTCCATGAGTTTTAGGTTTATGTGGAATTGCATAATTCTTGAAATGCATATGTTTCAAAGTATAGCTTTTTTTTAAGAAAGAATTTAACATTATTCACTCTGGGGCCAGTCTCACATAATTGACTACTTGAAGCTAGGCAAGCTTTTAATCTTTCAAATTCTGAGTAGCTATTAGGGACTTATGCTTGTTTAGCAAACCTGGGATTTTGCATTGACGGGCTTAAGCCAATAAACATTCTGAGGCTTCAATATTCCGTGACAATAATTCGAGCTTTCTTCTAGTAGTTGTGCACCTTTGTTGGAAGTTTCTTTTTATAAATTTGTAGTTTCTCCTCctagagatttttttttcaggtgTTACGAGGCTTGTCGTAAATAAACCACCTTCTTAGAGGAGCCTGTTTGGAGATTGATATGTTTTTCGGTATAGAGCTTTATGGTAGGAGATTGTATATTTGCTTGTATGAGATTTATAGGTTTTCTGTATTTGCATTGTATTGTCACTGCGCTCTATTGGCCGCATTTACTTCTTCATAGTTAATGCGATTCTCTTTTTGTTTGTCTTGGTACATGGCTGGAGTCTGGTTATGAGCAGTCTAATTTTCTTgtgtttatttaatttgtttaaGGTGTCCCTAGTGATTAATTATGACCTTCCCAACAATCGAGAACTTTACATCCATCGGATCGGTCGGTCTGGTCGTTTTGGGAGAAAGGTATTTCCTGTCCTTTCAAGGAACTGCTTACATTGCAATGCTAATTTTCCATATCCAATATCCCTGTTATAGATTTTTAGATATTAGCGTGTTATAAGTGCTGTAAGATAAGTGAGCGCAAGAATGGTGTACAGTTTCTTATTTTACTATGTCCAGAAGGGGAAGATCTGTTGCTTTTCTTTCGATTTCTGCTCAGAATATCTTCTAGTTGATCTATTCTGTTGTCTGATTATGTACTCTGGAATGGCATGCAAAGTGGTTTTACAAGGTTTGTGCTGGGAATGGGCTGTCAAAGTTATGTGGGTACTATTGGAAATAATTGTGTGAAGTTTTATTGTCGTGGTTCTTACACAATTAGTTTCTATAGTGAATTCTGTAATCTTAAAATTGTGTATAGATGAGTATATTAAACGTGCGTCTCTACAGTACACACACTACACCTAATTTGCAAGTCAAAGGGAGAAAATAATATCTGGACAGTTGAATAGAGTGTATCTGTGTTATAGAGTAAgcatcaagttttcactttgtTTTTTGTCTGCACACTATGAAAATAAGTTGTATGTTTGCAATGAGTTGTAGAATGGTTATTTTGAGCCTCAAATGTCCTCTTCACCGAATAGCCTTAACGTACTCATGTTGTTTTGGCTTCAGTGTCACATATATTATTCAATTTAAATGCTTTTTGTGGAAGGAGATAGCAACATGCACAGAGTACCccattttaatttattttttgtgaatatCAGCATTGCGCATGTTCAGTGCATGAACTTCCTACCTCAGCTTTGTTCCTCTTAATACCTATACGAACTTGCAAGACCAGTGTGATTTTGTCCATGTGTCTAGTAGATTTCTGCTGAGGCAATGCTGCTCTGTGCTCATAAAGACTATAAACGTTCTTGCTAACTGAATTAGGGAGCATCAAAAGTTAAAAAGTAAAAACAGATTCAGTGAGGCTTATTAGATGCAAGTTGCTAGAAACTGTCATGTTGATAGCATCCATTATATCATATGTGTGCTTCATTGCATTCGTTGTGTTGTATGTTAACTGTATGTTAACCaagcccccccccccctttcctctctctctctctcttgcatgCAGGGTGTTGCAATAAATTTCGTTAAGAGTGATGACATCAAGATTTTAAGAGATATTGAGCAGTACTACAGTACCCAAATTGATGAAATGCCAATGAATGTAGCCGATCTCATTTAATCAGTAGATAAGACATTTTAGGGACTTCTCAAGTTTCATCTGCCTGTATGATTGATTTCGTACTCGTGAATTGGATTGTCGTTCACTTCGTTTGTGGTGGCAAGAGAAAGCGGCTGACTGTTAAATGGAATATGTGTTCGCTTATTGAAGAGGACTGTCTCATGCTGAATTGGATGTGAAGAGTTGCTCCGCAAGATGAGAGGTTGTTCATTTTATTATGATATGCTGATTGATATGTATTGTTTGGGTGGATGGCAAAAGTTGTGCTGTTGACTGTGTCTTGTTATCGTATTTCTTTTGAACCTAAAAAGCTGGGCGCCAACCAAGTGTAGTACTAACAGTAATGTAGACAGGTGACTGTTTAGTGTGCTGGTCCGGCCAACTTTTTTGTTATGTATGGATCTTCGTGTAATCTCTTGGTTGCCAACTGCAACAGAACGCTGAGATGGCTTATTTTTCTCTACTGCACAATCTTTTGAAACTTGGTGGGGAGGATGCCCTTTCATTAGAAATCAGACTAAGCTTGGGGCATGGCACTTTGAATTTGGGGTATATGATATTCTAGCTGGCGACTCAACGATCCAGGAGAGGTTTCATGATGTTATTTGGTCTGCTAAACTTAGTGGTCAATGTGGTTTGCGGTTAGCAATTTTATTCAGAGCAGCACGTTTTGCATCTTCTGCAATAGTGGCTCCTAACCCCTCGAGTACTTGAACCTTAACAGGGCATTAGTTTTTGTGACGCACTAAGTGTGCTTGAGTAAAAGACTGGAGCAACGAATCTTGGTTGTaatctatgttttcagaaccggaccggatatcgactcggccgaggtcaggggtcaatgggttcgaccgggggtcgataggggtcgaaccggatgatg contains the following coding sequences:
- the LOC113711931 gene encoding eukaryotic initiation factor 4A-3, with translation MAASGSVVPANRTRRGPALDAGDESLVFETTRGVEPIMTFDAMGIKDDLLRGIYQYGFEKPSAIQQRAVVPIISGRDVIAQAQSGTGKTSMIGLTVCQVVDTKSSEVQALILSPTRELAAQTEQVIQAIGEFINVQVHACIGGKSVGEDIRKLEHGVHVVSGTPGRVCDMIKRRTLRTRAIKLLILDESDEMLSRGFKDQIYDVYRYLPPELQVVLISATLPNEILEITSKFMTDPVRILVKRDELTLEGIKQFFVAVEKEDWKFDTLCDLYDTLTITQAVIFCNTKRKVDWLSAKMIENNFTVSSMHGDMPQKERDEIMKHFREGNTRVLITTDVWARGLDVQQVSLVINYDLPNNRELYIHRIGRSGRFGRKGVAINFVKSDDIKILRDIEQYYSTQIDEMPMNVADLI